One window from the genome of Mumia sp. ZJ1417 encodes:
- a CDS encoding Lrp/AsnC family transcriptional regulator, with amino-acid sequence MDAVDREIIGHLMRDGRATFSEIGAGVGLSAPAVKRRVDRMRASGQITGFTTLIDPAALGWTTEAYVEIYYDGNVSAGELKRSLEPIPQVVGAWTVAGNPDAIVHVMATNMAEIEQVVERMREHARVERTRSAIVMSRLFERPRSR; translated from the coding sequence ATGGACGCGGTCGACCGGGAGATCATCGGGCACCTGATGCGCGACGGGCGAGCAACGTTCTCCGAGATCGGTGCCGGTGTCGGGCTGTCGGCTCCGGCGGTCAAGCGCCGGGTCGACCGGATGCGTGCGAGCGGCCAGATCACCGGCTTCACGACCCTCATCGACCCCGCGGCCCTCGGGTGGACGACCGAGGCGTACGTCGAGATCTACTACGACGGCAACGTGTCGGCCGGCGAGCTCAAACGCAGCCTCGAGCCGATCCCGCAGGTCGTCGGCGCGTGGACCGTCGCCGGCAACCCTGACGCGATCGTGCACGTGATGGCGACGAACATGGCCGAGATCGAGCAGGTCGTCGAGCGGATGCGCGAGCATGCCCGGGTCGAGCGCACGCGGAGCGCGATCGTGATGTCGCGCCTGTTCGAACGTCCGCGTTCACGCTGA
- a CDS encoding nuclear transport factor 2 family protein — MDAVQVVTALETRMQARDWDAVAALVHPEAVIEWPRTGETFLGPAYVAMNRDYPEGWSITVRDVVGAGDRAATDLEVTQEGVDGVYVAAGFWTVRDGQVVAAREYWSGPDLDEAPEWRAPYTSEGERL, encoded by the coding sequence ATGGATGCCGTACAGGTCGTGACAGCGCTCGAGACCCGCATGCAGGCCCGCGACTGGGACGCAGTCGCGGCGCTCGTGCACCCCGAGGCGGTGATCGAGTGGCCCCGGACGGGGGAGACGTTCCTCGGTCCCGCGTACGTCGCGATGAACCGTGACTACCCCGAGGGCTGGTCGATCACCGTGCGTGACGTCGTCGGTGCCGGCGACAGGGCCGCCACCGACCTGGAGGTGACGCAGGAGGGGGTCGACGGCGTGTACGTCGCGGCCGGGTTCTGGACGGTCCGCGACGGGCAGGTCGTCGCGGCCCGCGAGTACTGGTCCGGACCCGACCTCGACGAGGCACCTGAGTGGCGCGCGCCGTACACGTCGGAGGGCGAGCGGCTCTAG
- a CDS encoding ABC transporter ATP-binding protein — protein sequence MHDALPIAGTRLLRSYLRQLGRDHRRDLVGIMLLHGAAAGAGLVVPWLVGDLVEAATEGRGGYGTIDRIALFVAVCLVAQTILTRYARLRSSVFGETVLARLREDFVDEALTLPIGVVESAGTGDLLTRTSRDVDTLGWAVRFAVPETVVALVTAVCTVVAAVLVGGWVLVPLVLGVPVLWAATRWYLKRARDGYIREHASYSRINATLAETVEGARTVEALGLGDQRRARIDEDIAESFAAESYTRNLRTVFFPAVEMGYFVPVVATLLLGGVLLDRGTISLAELTAAVLYVRFLVDPVDRILNWMDTLQVGATSLARLLGVSEVPDDREPTGRTPEGEDIELDDVRFSYVAGREVLHGVDLELAAGERLAVVGPSGAGKSTIGRLIAGIQGPTTGAVTVGGVGVTELELDDLRRRVALLTQEHHVFVGTLRDNLQLALEESGTAADGQLWAALDAVDAREWVEHLPHGLDTVVGSGGHRLTDAQAQHLALARVVLTDPHTLVLDEATSLIDPRAARALERSLSAVLEGRTVVAIAHRLYTAHDADRVAVVEDGEISELGSHDELVARGGSYAALWKSWQS from the coding sequence ATCGCCGGCACCCGCCTGCTTCGCTCGTACCTCCGCCAGCTCGGCCGCGACCACCGCCGTGACCTCGTCGGCATCATGCTCCTTCACGGCGCCGCTGCCGGTGCCGGTCTCGTCGTGCCCTGGCTGGTCGGTGACCTCGTCGAGGCCGCGACCGAGGGGCGCGGCGGCTACGGCACGATCGACCGCATCGCGCTGTTCGTCGCGGTGTGCCTGGTCGCGCAGACGATCCTGACCCGGTACGCCAGGCTGCGGTCGTCGGTCTTCGGCGAGACCGTGCTGGCGCGGCTGCGCGAGGACTTCGTCGACGAGGCACTGACCCTGCCGATCGGCGTCGTGGAAAGCGCGGGGACCGGCGACCTCCTGACCCGTACCTCGCGCGATGTCGACACGCTGGGCTGGGCGGTGCGCTTCGCCGTGCCGGAGACCGTGGTCGCGCTCGTCACCGCCGTGTGCACCGTCGTCGCGGCGGTGCTCGTCGGTGGATGGGTCCTCGTCCCCCTCGTGCTGGGCGTGCCGGTGCTGTGGGCCGCCACCCGCTGGTACCTCAAGCGTGCACGCGACGGTTACATCCGCGAGCACGCCTCGTACTCGCGGATCAATGCGACGCTGGCCGAGACGGTGGAGGGTGCCCGGACGGTCGAGGCGCTCGGGCTCGGCGACCAGCGCCGCGCTCGCATCGACGAGGACATCGCGGAGTCGTTCGCTGCGGAGTCGTACACCCGCAACCTGCGGACGGTGTTCTTCCCCGCCGTCGAGATGGGCTACTTCGTGCCCGTCGTCGCGACGCTCCTGCTCGGCGGCGTGCTGCTCGACCGTGGGACCATCTCGTTGGCCGAGCTCACCGCCGCGGTGCTGTATGTCCGGTTCCTCGTCGATCCCGTCGACCGGATCCTCAACTGGATGGACACCCTTCAGGTCGGTGCCACCTCGCTCGCGCGCCTGCTCGGTGTCTCAGAGGTGCCCGACGACCGGGAACCGACCGGTCGTACCCCCGAAGGCGAAGACATCGAGCTCGACGACGTGCGGTTCTCGTACGTCGCGGGTCGCGAGGTCCTGCACGGGGTGGACCTCGAGCTTGCCGCGGGGGAGCGCCTCGCGGTCGTCGGCCCGTCCGGCGCCGGGAAGTCGACGATCGGGCGCCTCATCGCGGGCATCCAGGGTCCGACCACCGGGGCCGTCACGGTCGGCGGCGTCGGAGTCACCGAGCTCGAGCTCGACGACCTGCGGCGCAGAGTCGCGCTGCTGACGCAGGAGCACCACGTCTTCGTCGGGACGCTGCGCGACAACCTGCAGCTCGCGCTCGAGGAGTCCGGGACCGCCGCCGACGGCCAGCTCTGGGCTGCGCTCGACGCGGTCGACGCCCGCGAGTGGGTGGAGCACCTCCCGCACGGTCTCGACACGGTCGTCGGCTCGGGAGGCCACCGCCTCACCGACGCGCAGGCGCAGCACCTCGCGCTGGCGCGGGTGGTGCTCACCGACCCGCACACGCTGGTGCTCGATGAGGCGACGTCCCTCATCGACCCGCGGGCCGCGCGTGCCCTTGAGCGGTCGCTCAGCGCGGTCCTCGAGGGGCGGACGGTCGTGGCGATCGCGCACCGCCTCTACACCGCGCACGACGCGGACCGGGTCGCGGTCGTCGAGGACGGCGAGATCAGCGAGCTCGGGAGCCACGACGAGCTGGTCGCGCGCGGTGGGTCGTACGCGGCGCTGTGGAAGTCCTGGCAGAGCTGA